From Brassica oleracea var. oleracea cultivar TO1000 chromosome C3, BOL, whole genome shotgun sequence, a single genomic window includes:
- the LOC106332494 gene encoding rab3 GTPase-activating protein catalytic subunit-like isoform X2 — MDAPPSSFVSKARTAFNSAAAKAERVLTDLKSHREEEEQPTRNQNYSKGVNEVKHQGWRTAHIRKKQEWQHKLNNLRIGRRKEVEDQDKVEDPIMAIPFYDANLYILKAKQEQEAKESDVGYLVETLNAVDVNSIPRASIVKQLAVAIKAGKGAKTMKDFVAPSGNSSPVKEKGGLTLSAVKSLVLGEQEDTLGFDSGDEKKLVSLINSLFNVDGNFLIRMIVSDLGSPSNRVSFTKDLHAAPPDSFVVKLAEVIGSFTTPRRMALFWFKVVNELRRFWDEEKHIPCVPLDENPDLKSCLLHQWLQVINCCLDRRTRWIAASEALDAAISQASSGNEDSDNSEGMGSPVSLLYAKNSTGELVLRLGAHHQVENLIMLETGEAVYAPVTQDGPLLTEDLIKETEELVLRTGSMGAGCSQLLSDMQAFKAANPGCTLEDFVRWHSPPDWTENDTSSGDDSSPPRGQLSIRMQKAGNLWRQLWETAKPLPAIKQTPLFDEDLAVEGILNSLEDIPAAELFEQLFVSLVALGFVMVEPVISTKDDLSKLFFECKDYVVAICEGGALTDKLDDLCQVYETVEAMLLRPEKVLRSMKQTEKSLSGVNGTKQRFKRLSFIFRGKEGNQKRVPSETEQKCMEPAPAVFWSF; from the exons ATGGATGCACCGCCGTCTTCCTTCGTGTCCAAAGCTAGAACAGCCTTCAATTCCGCCGCGGCTAAAGCGGAGCGCGTCTTAACTGATCTCAAGTCCCATCGAG AAGAGGAGGAGCAACCAACGAGGAATCAGAATTACTCTAAG GGGGTTAATGAAGTGAAGCATCAGGGGTGGAGAACTGCACATATTAGGAAAAAGCAAGAGTGGCAACATAAACTGAATAACTTAAGAATTGGGAGGAGGAAAGAAGTCGAAGATCAAGACAAAGTTGAGGATCCAATCATGGCTATACCTTTTTATGACGCAAATTTATACATTCTCAAAGCAAAGCAAGAACAAGAAGCCAAG GAATCTGATGTTGGCTACCTGGTAGAGACTCTAAATGCTGTTGATGTGAACAGTATTCCTCGAGCATCCATTGTGAAGCAGCTGGCTGTAGCCATCAA AGCTGGAAAAGGGGCTAAGACTATGAAAGACTTCGTTGCACCGTCTGGAAATTCATCACCAGTGAAGGAGAAAGGGGGCTTGACCCTCTCTGCAGTGAAATCACTGGTTCTTGGTGAACAAGAGGATACACTTGGTTTTGATTCAGGCGACGAGAAAAAACTTGTCTCTCTAATAAACTCCTTGTTTAATGTTG ATGGTAACTTCCTCATCAGAATGATTGTCTCCGATTTGGGGTCTCCTAGCAACAGAGTATCTTTCACAAAAGATCTTCATGCTGCTCCCCCTGATAGCTTTGTTGTTAAGCTAGCTGAAGTCATTGGAAGTTTCACAACACCAAGGAGAATGGCTTTGTTTTGGTTCAAAGTTGTTAATGAA TTGAGGAGGTTTTGGGATGAAGAGAAACACATTCCATGCGTACCTCTGGACGAGAATCCAGACTTGAAAAGTTGCCTGCTTCACCAGTGGCTACAGGTTATAAACTGCTGTCTTGACAGGAGAACGCGCTGGATAGCTGCTTCGGAAGCATTAGATGCTGCAATAAGCCAAGCCAGTTCAGGCAATGAAGATTCGGACAATTCAGAAGGGATGGGTTCTCCTGTTTCTCTTTTGTATGCTAAAAACAGCACAGGAGAACTCGTACTGCGCTTAGGGGCCCACCACCAAGTTGAAAACTTGATAATGTTGGAGACTGGTGAAGCTGTGTATGCCCCAGTAACGCAG GATGGTCCACTGTTGACAGAAGATCTTATTAAAGAAACAGAAGAACTAGTATTGAGGACAGGGAG CATGGGAGCTGGATGTTCTCAACTCTTGTCTGACATGCAGGCATTCAAG GCAGCAAATCCTGGATGTACTTTGGAGGATTTTGTGAGATGGCACTCTCCTCCAGACTGGACTGAGAATGATACCTCTTCTGGAGATGACTCTTCTCCTCCACGAGGTCAATTAAGTATCCGTATGCAAAAAGCAG GTAATTTATGGCGACAGCTGTGGGAAACGGCTAAACCACTGCCTGCGATTAAGCAAACGCCACTCTTTGATGAAGATTTAGCTGT GGAAGGAATCTTGAATTCCTTGGAAGACATTCCAGCTGCTGAACTTTTCGAGCAGCTGTTTGTTTCTCTT GTTGCACTAGGATTTGTGATGGTGGAGCCAGTAATATCCACAAAAGATGACTTGTCAAAGCTTTTCTTCGAATGCAAGGATTATGTAGTCGCCATTTGCGAAGGAGGCGCATTAACTGATAAGCTTGATGATCTCTGCCAG GTGTATGAAACAGTGGAAGCAATGTTACTACGTCCAGAAAAAGTCTTGAGATCAATGAAGCAAACAGAGAAGTCGCTATCAGGAGTGAACGGAACAAAACAGCGGTTCAAGAGGCTCAGTTTCATATTCCGTGGTAAAGAAGGAAACCAGAAAAGAGTTCCATCTGAAACTGAACAGAAATGTATGGAGCCCGCTCCAGCTGTTTTCTGGTCTTTTTGA
- the LOC106332494 gene encoding rab3 GTPase-activating protein catalytic subunit-like isoform X1 translates to MDAPPSSFVSKARTAFNSAAAKAERVLTDLKSHREEEEEQPTRNQNYSKGVNEVKHQGWRTAHIRKKQEWQHKLNNLRIGRRKEVEDQDKVEDPIMAIPFYDANLYILKAKQEQEAKESDVGYLVETLNAVDVNSIPRASIVKQLAVAIKAGKGAKTMKDFVAPSGNSSPVKEKGGLTLSAVKSLVLGEQEDTLGFDSGDEKKLVSLINSLFNVDGNFLIRMIVSDLGSPSNRVSFTKDLHAAPPDSFVVKLAEVIGSFTTPRRMALFWFKVVNELRRFWDEEKHIPCVPLDENPDLKSCLLHQWLQVINCCLDRRTRWIAASEALDAAISQASSGNEDSDNSEGMGSPVSLLYAKNSTGELVLRLGAHHQVENLIMLETGEAVYAPVTQDGPLLTEDLIKETEELVLRTGSMGAGCSQLLSDMQAFKAANPGCTLEDFVRWHSPPDWTENDTSSGDDSSPPRGQLSIRMQKAGNLWRQLWETAKPLPAIKQTPLFDEDLAVEGILNSLEDIPAAELFEQLFVSLVALGFVMVEPVISTKDDLSKLFFECKDYVVAICEGGALTDKLDDLCQVYETVEAMLLRPEKVLRSMKQTEKSLSGVNGTKQRFKRLSFIFRGKEGNQKRVPSETEQKCMEPAPAVFWSF, encoded by the exons ATGGATGCACCGCCGTCTTCCTTCGTGTCCAAAGCTAGAACAGCCTTCAATTCCGCCGCGGCTAAAGCGGAGCGCGTCTTAACTGATCTCAAGTCCCATCGAG AAGAAGAGGAGGAGCAACCAACGAGGAATCAGAATTACTCTAAG GGGGTTAATGAAGTGAAGCATCAGGGGTGGAGAACTGCACATATTAGGAAAAAGCAAGAGTGGCAACATAAACTGAATAACTTAAGAATTGGGAGGAGGAAAGAAGTCGAAGATCAAGACAAAGTTGAGGATCCAATCATGGCTATACCTTTTTATGACGCAAATTTATACATTCTCAAAGCAAAGCAAGAACAAGAAGCCAAG GAATCTGATGTTGGCTACCTGGTAGAGACTCTAAATGCTGTTGATGTGAACAGTATTCCTCGAGCATCCATTGTGAAGCAGCTGGCTGTAGCCATCAA AGCTGGAAAAGGGGCTAAGACTATGAAAGACTTCGTTGCACCGTCTGGAAATTCATCACCAGTGAAGGAGAAAGGGGGCTTGACCCTCTCTGCAGTGAAATCACTGGTTCTTGGTGAACAAGAGGATACACTTGGTTTTGATTCAGGCGACGAGAAAAAACTTGTCTCTCTAATAAACTCCTTGTTTAATGTTG ATGGTAACTTCCTCATCAGAATGATTGTCTCCGATTTGGGGTCTCCTAGCAACAGAGTATCTTTCACAAAAGATCTTCATGCTGCTCCCCCTGATAGCTTTGTTGTTAAGCTAGCTGAAGTCATTGGAAGTTTCACAACACCAAGGAGAATGGCTTTGTTTTGGTTCAAAGTTGTTAATGAA TTGAGGAGGTTTTGGGATGAAGAGAAACACATTCCATGCGTACCTCTGGACGAGAATCCAGACTTGAAAAGTTGCCTGCTTCACCAGTGGCTACAGGTTATAAACTGCTGTCTTGACAGGAGAACGCGCTGGATAGCTGCTTCGGAAGCATTAGATGCTGCAATAAGCCAAGCCAGTTCAGGCAATGAAGATTCGGACAATTCAGAAGGGATGGGTTCTCCTGTTTCTCTTTTGTATGCTAAAAACAGCACAGGAGAACTCGTACTGCGCTTAGGGGCCCACCACCAAGTTGAAAACTTGATAATGTTGGAGACTGGTGAAGCTGTGTATGCCCCAGTAACGCAG GATGGTCCACTGTTGACAGAAGATCTTATTAAAGAAACAGAAGAACTAGTATTGAGGACAGGGAG CATGGGAGCTGGATGTTCTCAACTCTTGTCTGACATGCAGGCATTCAAG GCAGCAAATCCTGGATGTACTTTGGAGGATTTTGTGAGATGGCACTCTCCTCCAGACTGGACTGAGAATGATACCTCTTCTGGAGATGACTCTTCTCCTCCACGAGGTCAATTAAGTATCCGTATGCAAAAAGCAG GTAATTTATGGCGACAGCTGTGGGAAACGGCTAAACCACTGCCTGCGATTAAGCAAACGCCACTCTTTGATGAAGATTTAGCTGT GGAAGGAATCTTGAATTCCTTGGAAGACATTCCAGCTGCTGAACTTTTCGAGCAGCTGTTTGTTTCTCTT GTTGCACTAGGATTTGTGATGGTGGAGCCAGTAATATCCACAAAAGATGACTTGTCAAAGCTTTTCTTCGAATGCAAGGATTATGTAGTCGCCATTTGCGAAGGAGGCGCATTAACTGATAAGCTTGATGATCTCTGCCAG GTGTATGAAACAGTGGAAGCAATGTTACTACGTCCAGAAAAAGTCTTGAGATCAATGAAGCAAACAGAGAAGTCGCTATCAGGAGTGAACGGAACAAAACAGCGGTTCAAGAGGCTCAGTTTCATATTCCGTGGTAAAGAAGGAAACCAGAAAAGAGTTCCATCTGAAACTGAACAGAAATGTATGGAGCCCGCTCCAGCTGTTTTCTGGTCTTTTTGA
- the LOC106332494 gene encoding rab3 GTPase-activating protein catalytic subunit-like isoform X3, with protein MAIPFYDANLYILKAKQEQEAKESDVGYLVETLNAVDVNSIPRASIVKQLAVAIKAGKGAKTMKDFVAPSGNSSPVKEKGGLTLSAVKSLVLGEQEDTLGFDSGDEKKLVSLINSLFNVDGNFLIRMIVSDLGSPSNRVSFTKDLHAAPPDSFVVKLAEVIGSFTTPRRMALFWFKVVNELRRFWDEEKHIPCVPLDENPDLKSCLLHQWLQVINCCLDRRTRWIAASEALDAAISQASSGNEDSDNSEGMGSPVSLLYAKNSTGELVLRLGAHHQVENLIMLETGEAVYAPVTQDGPLLTEDLIKETEELVLRTGSMGAGCSQLLSDMQAFKAANPGCTLEDFVRWHSPPDWTENDTSSGDDSSPPRGQLSIRMQKAGNLWRQLWETAKPLPAIKQTPLFDEDLAVEGILNSLEDIPAAELFEQLFVSLVALGFVMVEPVISTKDDLSKLFFECKDYVVAICEGGALTDKLDDLCQVYETVEAMLLRPEKVLRSMKQTEKSLSGVNGTKQRFKRLSFIFRGKEGNQKRVPSETEQKCMEPAPAVFWSF; from the exons ATGGCTATACCTTTTTATGACGCAAATTTATACATTCTCAAAGCAAAGCAAGAACAAGAAGCCAAG GAATCTGATGTTGGCTACCTGGTAGAGACTCTAAATGCTGTTGATGTGAACAGTATTCCTCGAGCATCCATTGTGAAGCAGCTGGCTGTAGCCATCAA AGCTGGAAAAGGGGCTAAGACTATGAAAGACTTCGTTGCACCGTCTGGAAATTCATCACCAGTGAAGGAGAAAGGGGGCTTGACCCTCTCTGCAGTGAAATCACTGGTTCTTGGTGAACAAGAGGATACACTTGGTTTTGATTCAGGCGACGAGAAAAAACTTGTCTCTCTAATAAACTCCTTGTTTAATGTTG ATGGTAACTTCCTCATCAGAATGATTGTCTCCGATTTGGGGTCTCCTAGCAACAGAGTATCTTTCACAAAAGATCTTCATGCTGCTCCCCCTGATAGCTTTGTTGTTAAGCTAGCTGAAGTCATTGGAAGTTTCACAACACCAAGGAGAATGGCTTTGTTTTGGTTCAAAGTTGTTAATGAA TTGAGGAGGTTTTGGGATGAAGAGAAACACATTCCATGCGTACCTCTGGACGAGAATCCAGACTTGAAAAGTTGCCTGCTTCACCAGTGGCTACAGGTTATAAACTGCTGTCTTGACAGGAGAACGCGCTGGATAGCTGCTTCGGAAGCATTAGATGCTGCAATAAGCCAAGCCAGTTCAGGCAATGAAGATTCGGACAATTCAGAAGGGATGGGTTCTCCTGTTTCTCTTTTGTATGCTAAAAACAGCACAGGAGAACTCGTACTGCGCTTAGGGGCCCACCACCAAGTTGAAAACTTGATAATGTTGGAGACTGGTGAAGCTGTGTATGCCCCAGTAACGCAG GATGGTCCACTGTTGACAGAAGATCTTATTAAAGAAACAGAAGAACTAGTATTGAGGACAGGGAG CATGGGAGCTGGATGTTCTCAACTCTTGTCTGACATGCAGGCATTCAAG GCAGCAAATCCTGGATGTACTTTGGAGGATTTTGTGAGATGGCACTCTCCTCCAGACTGGACTGAGAATGATACCTCTTCTGGAGATGACTCTTCTCCTCCACGAGGTCAATTAAGTATCCGTATGCAAAAAGCAG GTAATTTATGGCGACAGCTGTGGGAAACGGCTAAACCACTGCCTGCGATTAAGCAAACGCCACTCTTTGATGAAGATTTAGCTGT GGAAGGAATCTTGAATTCCTTGGAAGACATTCCAGCTGCTGAACTTTTCGAGCAGCTGTTTGTTTCTCTT GTTGCACTAGGATTTGTGATGGTGGAGCCAGTAATATCCACAAAAGATGACTTGTCAAAGCTTTTCTTCGAATGCAAGGATTATGTAGTCGCCATTTGCGAAGGAGGCGCATTAACTGATAAGCTTGATGATCTCTGCCAG GTGTATGAAACAGTGGAAGCAATGTTACTACGTCCAGAAAAAGTCTTGAGATCAATGAAGCAAACAGAGAAGTCGCTATCAGGAGTGAACGGAACAAAACAGCGGTTCAAGAGGCTCAGTTTCATATTCCGTGGTAAAGAAGGAAACCAGAAAAGAGTTCCATCTGAAACTGAACAGAAATGTATGGAGCCCGCTCCAGCTGTTTTCTGGTCTTTTTGA
- the LOC106333616 gene encoding GDSL esterase/lipase At5g55050-like, protein MSANNLPFLSVFLLLSLLRFDSIPGLEAAGKLASIPGVYVFGDSLVDAGNNNYLPFSVAKGNYPHNGIDFPKKKATGRFCNGKNFADVIAEKIGLPLPPPYLSLRGLLKWRKRESAAVTGVNFASGGAGIFDGSSQFPGQAIPLSQQLKHWLSIHKALTRKLGRSKAQIHLSKSLFVMVIGSNDLLNYIRSSQLRRKSSSQQYTQSVVDRFKAQLKTVQETGARRFLILGVAELGCMPSRREKNSTTHECNKEANMLASLYNKALIKMLQQLKEELKSSMAYSYFDMFNSVHDIVSNPTHYGFSDVTSACCGSGVLNAELPCFPVSNLCSDRTKYLFWDRYGHPTEAAARTIVNFVLSEDTQYSSPLTLTQLVSS, encoded by the exons ATGTCGGCGAACAACTTGCCGTTCCTCAGCGTTTTCCTTCTTCTCAGTTTACTCCGGTTCGATTCAATTCCCGGTTTAGAAGCAGCCGGGAAATTAGCTTCGATTCCAGGAGTGTATGTGTTCGGAGATTCGTTGGTTGATGCCGGAAATAACAACTACTTACCATTTTCCGTAGCCAAAGGGAATTATCCTCATAACGGCATCGATTTTCCTAAGAAGAAAGCCACCGGAAGATTCTGTAACGGCAAGAACTTCGCAGATGTTATCG CGGAGAAAATTGGTTTACCGTTACCGCCGCCCTACCTCTCGCTGAGAGGCTTACTAAAATGGAGAAAGAGAGAGTCCGCCGCTGTAACAGGTGTTAACTTTGCCTCCGGCGGTGCCGGAATCTTTGATGGCTCCAGCCAATTTCCG GGACAAGCTATTCCTTTATCACAGCAACTGAAACATTGGCTCTCTATTCATAAAGCACTCACGAGAAAGCTTGGACGATCCAAAGCACAAATTCACCTATCCAAATCTCTATTCGTTATGGTCATAGGCAGCAATGATCTTTTGAATTATATTCGATCTTCCCAACTTCGGAGAAAGAGTAGTTCTCAACAGTATACGCAATCAGTGGTCGATAGATTTAAAGCGCAATTGAAG ACAGTTCAAGAGACTGGAGCACGTAGATTTTTAATACTCGGAGTAGCAGAACTCGGTTGCATGCCGAGCAGAAGAGAGAAGAACTCGACGACCCATGAATGCAATAAAGAGGCAAACATGTTGGCCTCTTTGTATAACAAAGCTCTAATAAAGATGTTGCAACAACTGAAAGAAGAGTTGAAAAGCTCAATGGCTTACTCTTACTTTGATATGTTTAACTCTGTACATGACATTGTCTCCAACCCTACCCATTACG GTTTTTCTGACGTGACATCAGCGTGTTGTGGAAGTGGGGTATTAAACGCGGAGCTTCCTTGTTTCCCAGTGTCAAACTTATGTTCAGACAGAACCAAGTATCTCTTCTGGGATCGCTATGGTCATCCCACAGAAGCTGCTGCGCGAACCATCGTCAATTTTGTGTTATCTGAGGATACACAATACTCATCTCCATTAACTCTCACTCAATTGGTCTCTTCATGA
- the LOC106332887 gene encoding GDSL esterase/lipase At5g55050-like, giving the protein MTTNITPSITIFLIFLGLLRIDSFPGLETATGTAASVPAVYVLGDSLVDAGNNNYLAISISKANYPHNGVDFPGSIATGRFCNGKNAADAIAEKFGLPLPPPYLSLKGIFKEEERKAAALSGVNFASGGAGIFNGSDQQFRQSIPLSYQVNNWLSIHKEFTSQLDPSEAQIHLSKSLFFVVIGSNDIFDYFGSFKLRQKTNPQQYTQSMADKLKEQLKRLHDTGARRFLIVGVAQIGCTPGQRAKNSMHECDEEANTWGSLYNEALVKMLQQLKEELGSSMTYSYFDNFNSLHDIVTNPARYGFADVKSACCGRGELNAQLPCSLVSNLCSDRTKYLFWDLYGHPTEAAARTIVDLMLSDDAQYSSPLTLTQLVSS; this is encoded by the exons ATGACGACGAACATAACACCTTCCATAACCATCTTTCTAATCTTCCTCGGTTTACTTCGGATCGATTCATTTCCCGGTTTAGAAACAGCGACCGGAACAGCAGCTTCGGTTCCAGCAGTATACGTGTTAGGAGATTCGTTGGTTGATGCCGGAAACAATAATTACTTAGCAATCTCTATATCCAAAGCTAATTATCCTCATAACGGCGTCGATTTTCCTGGCAGTATAGCCACAGGAAGGTTCTGTAATGGCAAAAACGCCGCTGATGCCATCG CTGAGAAATTTGGTCTACCGTTACCCCCTCCGTATCTCTCACTGAAAGGCATATTTAAAGAGGAAGAGAGAAAAGCCGCCGCCTTGAGCGGTGTGAATTTTGCTTCCGGCGGAGCTGGCATCTTCAACGGTTCCGATCAGCAATTT AGACAATCTATTCCTTTATCATACCAAGTGAACAATTGGCTTTCCATTCATAAAGAATTCACGAGTCAGCTTGATCCATCAGAAGCACAAATCCACCTATCCAAATCTCTATTCTTCGTTGTAATAGGCAGCAACGATATTTTTGACTATTTTGGATCGTTTAAACTTCGACAAAAGACCAATCCTCAACAATATACACAATCAATGGCTGATAAACTCAAAGAGCAATTGAAG AGACTTCACGATACTGGAGCACGTAGATTCCTAATTGTAGGTGTAGCACAGATTGGTTGCACACCTGGACAGCGTGCGAAGAACTCAATGCATGAATGCGACGAAGAGGCAAATACGTGGGGTTCTTTGTACAACGAAGCTCTAGTAAAGATGCTACAACAACTCAAAGAAGAGTTGGGAAGCTCAATGACTTATTCTTACTTTGATAACTTCAATTCCCTCCATGACATTGTCACCAACCCTGCCCGTTACG GTTTTGCTGACGTGAAATCAGCGTGTTGTGGAAGAGGGGAATTAAACGCGCAGTTACCTTGTTCGCTTGTGTCAAACTTATGTTCAGACAGAACCAAATATCTCTTCTGGGATCTCTACGGGCATCCCACTGAAGCTGCTGCTCGAACCATTGTCGATCTTATGTTATCTGATGATGCACAATACTCATCTCCTTTAACTCTCACTCAACTGGTCTCTTCATGA
- the LOC106328557 gene encoding GDSL esterase/lipase At5g55050-like has product MPTNNTPFLRMFLIFLCLLWFDSFTGLEAATGKLASVPGLYVFGDSLVDAGNNNYLAISISKANYPHNGVDFPNRKATGRFCNGKNAADAIAEKFGLPLPPPYLSLKGPFKEEKKKSAAMTGVNFASGGAGIFNSSDHKLGQAIPLSHQVNHWLSIHQELTSQLGPAEAQNHLSKSLFAVVIGSNDLFDYFGSFKLRQKTNPQQYTQSMANELKKQLKRIHDTGARRFLVIGVAEIGCIPGKRAKNSTVHECDEEANTWCSLYNEALVMMLQQLKQELQSSMTYSYFDNFKSLHDIISNPARYGFTDVTSACCGNGKLNADIPCLPIAKYCSDRTKYLFWDRYGHPTEAAARTLVDLMLSDDSQYSSPLTLAQLISL; this is encoded by the exons ATGCCGACGAACAACACACCGTTCCTTAGAATGTTTCTCATCTTCCTGTGTTTACTCTGGTTCGATTCATTTACCGGTTTAGAAGCAGCGACAGGAAAATTAGCTTCGGTTCCGGGATTGTACGTGTTCGGAGATTCGTTGGTTGATGCCGGAAACAATAATTACTTAGCAATCTCCATATCCAAAGCTAATTATCCACATAACGGCGTCGACTTTCCTAACAGGAAAGCCACCGGAAGATTTTGTAACGGCAAGAACGCTGCTGATGCTATCG CTGAGAAATTTGGATTGCCGTTACCACCGCCGTATCTCTCACTGAAAGGCCCATTTAAAGAGGAAAAGAAAAAATCTGCCGCCATGACCGGTGTGAATTTTGCTTCAGGGGGAGCTGGAATCTTCAACAGTTCCGACCATAAACTT GGACAAGCTATTCCTTTATCACACCAAGTGAACCATTGGCTCTCTATTCATCAAGAACTGACGAGTCAACTTGGACCAGCCGAAGCACAAAACCATCTATCTAAATCTCTGTTCGCTGTGGTCATTGGCAGTAACGATCTTTTTGACTATTTTGGGTCGTTCAAACTTAGACAAAAGACCAATCCTCAACAATATACACAATCAATGGCTAATGAACTCAAAAAGCAACTGAAG AGAATTCACGATACTGGAGCACGTAGATTCCTAGTAATCGGAGTAGCAGAGATTGGTTGCATACCGGGGAAAAGAGCGAAGAACTCGACGGTCCATGAATGTGACGAAGAGGCAAACACGTGGTGCTCTTTGTACAACGAAGCTCTAGTAATGATGTTGCAACAACTCAAACAAGAGCTGCAAAGTTCAATGACTTACTCTTACTTTGACAACTTCAAGTCCTTGCATGACATTATTTCCAACCCCGCCCGTTACG GTTTTACTGACGTGACATCAGCATGTTGTGGAAATGGGAAACTAAACGCAGATATTCCTTGTCTTCCAATCGCGAAGTATTGTTCAGACAGAACCAAGTATCTATTCTGGGATCGCTACGGTCATCCCACGGAAGCTGCTGCTCGGACCCTTGTGGATCTTATGTTATCTGATGATTCACAATACTCATCTCCGCTAACTCTCGCTCAACTGATCTCTTTATGA